The following are from one region of the Strigops habroptila isolate Jane chromosome 22, bStrHab1.2.pri, whole genome shotgun sequence genome:
- the SDHC gene encoding succinate dehydrogenase cytochrome b560 subunit, mitochondrial yields the protein MAALALRCAGRRWLLARLGPSFSVPHVVPMATTAKEEMARFWEKNTQSNRPLSPHVSIYKWSLPMAMSIMHRGTGVALSLGVSLFGLAALVLPQHFPHYLAMVKSLSLGPALIYSAKFALAFPFSYHTWNGIRHLAWDMGKGFKIPQVNQSGVLVLILTLLSSAGLASM from the exons ATGGCGGCGCTGGCGTTGAG ATGTGCCGGGCGGCGCTGGCTGCTGGCTCGGCTCGGCCCCAGCTTCTCCGTGCCACA CGTTGTCCCGATGGCAACGACGGCCAAGGAGGAGATGGCCCGCTTCTGGGAGAAGAACACCCAGTCCAACCGTCCCCTGTCCCCTCACGTCAGCATTTACAA GtggtccctgcccatggcgaTGTCCATCATGCACCGCGGCACTGGCGTTGCGCTCAGCTTGG GGGTGTCCCTGTTCGGGCTGGCTGCGCTGGTGCTGCCCCAGCACTTCCCGCACTACCTGGCCATGGTGAAGTCGCTCAGCCTGGGCCCTGCTCTCATCTACTCGGCTAAATTTGCCCtggcttttcccttctcctaCCACACCTGGAACGGGATCCGGCACCTT GCCTGGGACATGGGGAAAGGCTTCAAGATCCCCCAGGTCAACCAGTCCGGGGTGCTGGTGCTGATCCTGACCCTGCTGTCCTCCGCGGGCCTCGCTTCCATGTGA
- the CFAP126 gene encoding protein Flattop — protein MAAGYGAGQYEDAFGTHRLQNWSVPLPGPKPPKHSEGSTPIVVNDRGHLLPSVPRSQASPWGSFVGTWEMPSRIPPAWVDLTARSAAATERLLHRIQRPTELSCARNGLRTRVTGTRKPSGNGACPDAKGIPELPAPPSHPEPQSRAQGAEEQRGVEETAPGSCPDPPRHLPAAMNPRGDPLHPQE, from the exons ATGGCGGCGGGATACGGAGCGGGgcag TACGAGGACGCGTTCGGCACCCACCGCCTGCAGAACTGGAGCGTGCCCCTGCCGGGCCCGAAG cccccCAAACATTCAGAGGGCTCCACACCCATCGTCGTCAATGACAGGGGGCATCTGCTCCCCTCCGTACCCCGCTCCCAG gcCTCCCCATGGGGCTCGTTCGTGGGGACGTGGGAGATGCCGTCGAGGATCCCGCCGGCGTGGGTAGACCTGACAGCCCGTTCGGCCGCGGCCACCGAGCGGCTGCTCCACCGCATCCAGCGGCCCACGGAGCTGAGCTGCGCCCGCAACGGGCTCCGCACCCGGGTCACCGGCACG AGAAAACCATCCGGGAACGGGGCCTGCCCTGATGCCAAAGGGATCCCGGAGCTCCCAGCGCCCCCTTCCCACCCCGAGCCTCAATCCCGAGCGCAGGGAGCGGAGGAGCAGCGGGGAGTGGAGGAAACGGCACCGGGTTCCTGCCCTGACCCCCCCCGAcacctccctgcagccatgAACCCCAGAGGAgaccccctgcacccccaggagtga
- the VSIG8 gene encoding V-set and immunoglobulin domain-containing protein 8 has product MGAVLSPAFLLAVRINSKGREVLYLAKGDSVKLGCPYVLEPEDNGPQGVGIEWIQITPERTGPENVFLSYQDHHVNYGSGSGLQDRVAFVQTDPSQYDASIRLADLQVSDTGTYQCRVKKNTVAVHEVIVTVQEKPVTPQCWTEGELIEGGSILLRCYSRGGTSPLAYQWAKLADGYGGGRLPSGTIQGRAPGDLFIRSLTEAHAGVYQCRVTNRVGYSVCQLNLSPSARGRQAGIIVGSILGSLLLLSLPALLIWALICRYRRKECQRACSDCRSSTGGTMTRPCNVCAHHSYSPHGISYMQCQHGDGDERAAALICNEGIRHQVTCPAL; this is encoded by the exons ATGGGTGCTGTTCTCTCCCCAGCTTTCCTCCTGGCCGTCAGGATCAACAGCAAAGGCCGGGAGGTGCTGTACCTGGCCAAGGGCGACTCGGTGAAGCTGGGCTGTCCCTATGTGCTCGAACCCGAAGACAACGGTCCCCAGGGCGTGGGCATCGAGTGGATCCAGATCACGCCCGAGCGCACCGGCCCCGAGAACGTG TTCCTGTCCTACCAAGACCATCACGTCAACTACGGCAGCGGCTCGGGGCTGCAGGACCGCGTCGCCTTCGTGCAGACCGACCCCAGCCAGTACGACGCCTCCATCCGCCTGGCGGACCTGCAGGTGTCCGACACCGGCACCTACCAGTGCCGCGTGAAGAAAAACACCGTGGCCGTGCACGAGGTCATCGTCACTGTGCAGG AGAAACCCGTCACCCCACAGTGCTGGACCGAGGGGGAGCTGATCGAGGGCGGCAGCATCCTGCTGCGGTGCTACAGCCGCGGGGGCACGTCCCCGCTCGCCTACCAGTGGGCAAAGCTGGCGGACGGCTACGGCGGGGGCCGCCTGCCCTCCGGCACCATCCaag GACGAGCTCCCGGTGACCTGTTCATCCGCAGCCTGACCGAGGCACACGCCGGCGTCTACCAGTGCCGCGTCACCAACCGCGTGGGCTACTCCGTGTGTCAGCTCAACCTCAGCCCTTCGGCAA GAGGACGGCAGGCGGGCATCATCGTGGGCTCCATCCTgggctccctcctgctcctgagCCTCCCCGCGCTGCTCATCTGGGCGCTGATCTGCCGCTACCGCAGGAAGGAATGCCAGCGGGCCTGCAGCGACTGCCG GAGCAGCACCGGCGGCACCATGACCCGGCCCTGCAACGTCTGCGCCCACCACAGCTACTCGCCCCACGGCATCAGCTACATGCAGTGCCAACACGGCGACGGCGACGAGCGGGCGGCCGCCCTCATCTGCAACGAGGGCATCCGGCACCAGGTCACCTGCCCGGCGCTGTAA
- the CFAP45 gene encoding cilia- and flagella-associated protein 45, whose protein sequence is MPTSIPAPRARYRRKAQGSTAEDELLFGKKQPPQPSRPDSPIVLLQDVRTAPKALSLGRYKPKTTRIITKDFIRELITPEEKPPASLIMTSEDFQRIKAAAQVLSKEEREAKLAALKAAKEAALEASSQRKAAAEQAAAVQEQTGKLNELEEAAQERAQHVLQRANRMRMEQEDEIKEFSELILGAKCHMIRNAQILEKQIITKELDEEEKRLDNMMEVERKKAEEMQEELERRRKQEMIRGRQELVRQIEQNAEERALRAEQRDQEAQEMRQYLERLKLEDQKDMERRQEQHKQIQAEIKRVNNENQKLKAEQQELERLEDERVLEYQRQKLEREAKLEAEQEKIRVEKEKEMARLRAMQERAQDHQAEQDALRAKRSQEAAEREWRRKEKETARLKAEAEARLKQSRLEQIAQREHGMAVQAQQDRHEFQRILRAQQEQMEKEKAEEVRKAAERRAHAKAVRCQVRERQQELVQERAAAFEEFKRLQEEAQRHSQRIARFKQQKLQELRDSGVPEKFCAQVELRDQHRAIIASGRARRGMGLGSSKGLMLS, encoded by the exons ATG CCCACCAGCATCCCGGCGCCCCGCGCCCGCTACCGCAGGAAGGCGCAGGGCTCCACAGCGGAGGATGAGCTGCTCTTCGGGAAGAAGCAG CCCCCGCAGCCATCGCGCCCCGACAGCCCCATCGTGCTCCTTCAGGATGTGAGGACAGCCCCCAAAGCGCTGTCCCTTGGCAGGTACAAGCCCAAGACCACCCGTATCATCACCAAGGACTTCATCCGTGAGCTCAT CACCCCTGAGGAGAAGCCCCCAGCATCCCTCATCATGACTTCGGAGGATTTCCAGCGCattaaagcagcagctcaagTGCTGAGCAAGGAGGAGCGTGAGGCCAAGCTGGCAGCCCTCAAAGCGGCGAAGGAGGCTGCTCTC GAGGCATCGAGCCAGCGCAAGGCGGCAGCGGAGCAGGCAGCGGCCGTGCAGGAGCAGACGGGGAAGCTGAACGAGCTGGAGGAGGCGGCGCAGGAGCGGGCCCAGCACGTGCTGCAGCGGGCCAACAGGATGCGCATGGAGCAGGAGGATGAGATCAAGGAGTTCAGTGAG CTCATCCTCGGTGCCAAGTGCCACATGATCCGCAACGCACAGATCCTGGAGAAGCAGATCATCACCAAGGAGCTGGACGAGGAGGAGAAGCGCCTGGACAACATGATGGAggtggagaggaaaaaggccgaggagatgcaggaggagctggagcgcAGGCGGAAGCAGGAGATGATCAG AGGGAGACAGGAGCTGGTGAGGCAGATCGAGCAGAACGCGGAGGAACGGGCTCTGAGGGCTGAGCAGCGGGACCAGGAGGCGCAGGAGATGCGGCAGTACCTGGAGCGGCTGAAGCTGGAGGATCAGAAG GACATGGAGcggaggcaggagcagcacaagcAAATCCAGGCTGAGATTAAACGTGTCAACAACGAGAACCAGAAGCTCAAGgcggagcagcaggagctggagcggCTGGAGGACGAGCGGGTGCTCGAGTACCAGAGGCAGAAGCTG GAGCGCGAGGCCAAGCTGGAGGCCGAGCAGGAGAAAATCCgtgtggagaaggagaaggagatggcGCGTCTGAGAGCCATGCAGGAGAGAGCGCAGGACCACCAGGCAGAGCAG GACGCTCTGAGAGCCAAGCGCAGCCAGGAGGCCGCGGAGCGCGAGTGGCGGCGCAAGGAGAAGGAGACGGCGCGGCTGAAGGCGGAGGCCGAGGCGCGGCTGAAGCAGAGCCGCCTGGAGCAGATCGCGCAGCGGGAGCACGGCATGGCCGTGCAGGCGCAGCAGGACCGCCACGAGTTCCAGAGGATCCTCCG GGcgcagcaggagcagatggagaaggagaaggcCGAGGAGGTGCGGAAGGCAGCGGAGCGCCGGGCACACGCCAAGGCCGTGCGGTGCCAGGTCCGGGAgcggcagcaggagctggtgcaggagcGAGCGGCCGCCTTCGAGGAGTTCAAGCGCCTGCAGGAGGAGGCCCAGCGCCACAGCCAGCGCATCGCCCGCTtcaagcagcagaagctgcaggagctCAG agaCTCTGGTGTGCCCGAGAAGTTCTGTGCCCAAGTGGAGCTGAGGGACCAGCACCGAGCCATCATAGCTTCAggccgggcccggcgcggcATGGGGCTGGGCTCCAGCAAGGGGCTGATGCTTTCTTAG
- the LOC115602620 gene encoding transgelin-2-like isoform X4: MANRGPSYGLSREVQQKIDRQYDPELEQVLVRWILAQCGSDVAQPAPGKDGFQQWLKDGTVLCRLINSLHPRGQGPVAKVQASAMAFKQMEQISQFLQAAERYGIAATDIFQTVDLWEGKNMACVQRTLMNLGSLAVAKGDGLFVGDPNWFPKKSQENRRVFSEDKLKEGQSVIGLQMGTNRGASQAGMTGYGMPRQIL; the protein is encoded by the exons ATGGCAAACCGGGGACCATCGTACGGGCTGAGCCGGGAGGTGCAGCAGAAGATCGACCGTCAGTACGACCCCGAGCTGGAGCAGGTCCTGGTGCGGTGGATCCTGGCGCAGTGCGGCAGCGACGTGGCGCAGCCGGCACCGGGCAAGGACGGCTTCCAGCAGTGGCTCAAGGACGGCACC GTGCTGTGCCGGCTCATCAACAGCCTGCACCCGCGCGGGCAGGGGCCCGTGGCCAAGGTGCAGGCGTCGGCCATGGCCTTCAAGCAGATGGAGCAGATCTCACAGTTCCTGCAAGCGGCCGAGCGCTACGGCATCGCCGCCACCGACATCTTCCAGACCGTGGACCTCTGGGAGG GGAAGAACATGGCGTGTGTGCAGAGGACCCTGATGAACCtgggcagcctggctgtggcCAAGGGCGATGGGCTCTTCGTGGGAGACCCCAACTGGTTCCCCAA GAAGTCGCAGGAGAACCGGCGCGTCTTCTCCGAGGACAAGCTGAAGGAGGGGCAGAGCGTCATCGGGCTGCAGATGGGCACCAACCGCGGCGCCTCGCAGGCCGGCATGACGGGCTATGGCATGCCGCGGCAGATCCTCTGA